A genomic stretch from Corynebacterium terpenotabidum Y-11 includes:
- the dapB gene encoding 4-hydroxy-tetrahydrodipicolinate reductase, protein MTKVGVLGAQGRVGSAVVAAVQRTAGLELSAALDHADDLQALVDSGTEVIVDFTVPDAVMGNLEFCVSHGIHAVVGTTGWTAERYATLRGWLADNPTVGVLVAPNFAISAVLTMKLAEIAAPYFDSAEVIELHHPNKKDAPSGTAVHTAEGIARARRAAGLGAQPDATDQSLPGARGADVDGIPVHAVRMTGMVAHEQVILGAAGQTLTIKQDSYDRESFVPGVLLGVDKVPATPGLTVGLESFLGLDGLGVPAAAE, encoded by the coding sequence ATGACGAAGGTCGGCGTTCTGGGGGCCCAGGGCCGGGTCGGTTCCGCGGTGGTCGCCGCAGTGCAGCGCACGGCGGGCCTCGAACTCTCCGCCGCACTCGACCATGCCGATGACCTGCAGGCGCTCGTCGACTCCGGGACCGAGGTCATCGTCGACTTCACCGTTCCGGACGCGGTGATGGGCAACCTGGAGTTCTGTGTCTCGCACGGGATCCACGCTGTGGTCGGCACCACCGGCTGGACCGCGGAGCGGTACGCCACGCTGCGTGGCTGGCTCGCGGACAATCCGACGGTCGGCGTCCTCGTGGCCCCGAACTTCGCCATCTCGGCGGTGCTCACCATGAAGCTCGCGGAGATCGCCGCACCGTACTTCGACTCGGCCGAGGTCATCGAGCTGCACCACCCGAATAAGAAGGACGCCCCCTCGGGTACCGCGGTCCACACGGCCGAGGGCATCGCCCGGGCACGGCGTGCCGCCGGTCTTGGCGCCCAGCCGGACGCCACCGACCAGTCGCTGCCGGGCGCCCGTGGCGCTGACGTCGACGGGATCCCGGTCCACGCTGTCCGGATGACCGGCATGGTCGCCCACGAGCAGGTCATCCTCGGTGCAGCCGGTCAGACCCTGACGATCAAGCAGGATTCCTACGACCGTGAATCTTTCGTGCCCGGCGTCCTGCTGGGTGTCGATAAGGTTCCGGCCACCCCGGGGCTGACGGTCGGGCTGGAGAGCTTCCTCGGTCTCGACGGTCTCGGCGTCCCGGCCGCCGCGGAGTAA